Proteins found in one Quercus robur chromosome 2, dhQueRobu3.1, whole genome shotgun sequence genomic segment:
- the LOC126715773 gene encoding LRR receptor-like serine/threonine-protein kinase EFR isoform X1 produces MERPYIFVLLAFLLMQPCVLQLSQSSNNFTDQSALIAFKSQITFSPNDSVFAGGNWSTTTNFCEWFGVSCSRRRQRVTALNLSYVGLHGTISPHIANLSFLVSLDLKNNSFSGFLPHEISHLHRLRKLHLSNNLLEGSIPPTIHNCQKLEYLYLYNNNFSGSIPQDLGMLTKLRELNLSLNNLVGTIPLSLRNMSSLEILSLKSNSLTGPFPLLIFNFSFLIDLGLTQNHFSGTLPMNLCTQCPNLLELYISQNEFSGKLTSQFNNCTELSILSLSYNKFDGSIPKGFGSLEKLEVLYLGGNNFTGNIPPIISNLSMLQEFGIERNNMKGGIPSDLWRLQNLKILLFQRNGLTGTIPQNIFNITSLQLLSLVENSLSGNLPLDAWISCPNLENLYLGLNKISGHIPSYLSNFSSLFNVDFAYNFLSGHIPRNLGNLKNLQWLGLNDNQLTAEPGHQEHSFLLSLTNCRFLEELDLSGNNLNITIPDAIGNFSLSLKYFATSENQIRGQIPMGIGSFKNLNFLDLSFNSLTGNIPSTLGGLENLQRLYLDENLIEGSIPEKLCQLKNLGVLSLSINSLSRSIPNCIGNLSLLQEFNMSYNALTSSIPLNLWSLQNLLFLDLSSNFLNGSLSPSMTKLRTIGVMDLSCNQITGNIPSIIGAFESLSYLNMSKNSFQGNIPHSFGQLRGMEQLDLSNNNLTGAIPKSLETLPYLKNLNLSFNKLSGEIPSTGPFANFSAESFLGNEALCGNPIFGVPLCTSPTSPGSRVKQVLLKYIVPAIASIIIFAALVIMRRRHPQCNMQIPGLPITLPTMDHRMISYQELSRGTNNFCESNLLGTGGFGLVYKGILSDGTIIAVKVLHLQLEGAFKSFDAECKVLRAIRHRNLVKVISTCSNLEFRALVLQYMSNGSLEKWLYSHNNCLNLVQRVSIIVDVALALEYLHSGQSESVVHCDLKPSNILLDGDMVAHVSDFGIAKILALNRDATQTKTLGTLGYIAPEYGSEGRVSTKCDIYSYGIILLEIITRKKPTSEMFVGELTIRKWIASLPDRMEVVDDGLLRIEDGRDVTDMQTVLLSILDLGLRCSEESPDERPNIKDVMTKVNKFKLALHGNINRGV; encoded by the exons ATGGAAAGGCCATACATTTTCGTCCTGTTGGCTTTTCTGTTAATGCAGCCATGCGTACTTCAGTTGTCCCAATCTTCCAACAACTTTACCGATCAATCAGCTCTCATTGCCTTCAAATCTCAAATCACTTTTAGCCCAAACGATTCTGTCTTTGCTGGTGGTAACTGGTCCACAACAACAAACTTCTGTGAGTGGTTTGGGGTCTCTTGCAGCCGACGCAGACAAAGAGTCACAGCCTTGAACCTTTCCTACGTGGGTCTCCATGGCACCATTTCCCCTCATATTGCCAACCTCTCCTTCCTAGTCTCACTTGATCTTAAAAACAACAGCTTCAGTGGTTTTCTGCCACATGAGATTAGTCATCTACACCGCTTGAGGAAACTTCACTTGTCAAACAACTTATTGGAAGGTAGTATCCCTCCAACTATACATAATTGCCAGAAGCTTGAATATTTATATCTTTATAACAACAATTTTAGTGGTAGCATTCCACAAGATTTGGGCATGTTAACAAAGCTTCGCGAATTAAATCTTAGTTTAAACAATCTTGTGGGTACAATTCCATTGTCCCTCAGGAATATGTCGTCATTAGAGATCTTGAGTTTGAAATCAAATAGCCTTACTGGTCCATTTCCTCTTCTCATCTTTAACTTCTCGTTTCTAATAGATCTTGGTCTTACACAAAATCACTTCTCAGGAACCCTTCCAATGAATCTTTGCACCCAGTGTCCTAATCTTCTAGAACTATATATTTCCCAAAATGAATTCAGCGGTAAGCTCACCTCACAGTTTAATAACTGTACAGAGCTTTCTATCTTATCTCTGTCATACAACAAGTTTGATGGAAGTATTCCAAAAGGTTTTGGGAGTTTAGAAAAGCTTGAAGTGCTATATCTTGGAGGTAACAACTTTACTGGAAATATACCTCCTATCATAAGCAACTTGTCGATGTTACAAGAGTTTGGCATCGAAAGAAACAACATGAAAGGAGGCATTCCAAGTGATTTATGGCGTCtccaaaatctgaaaattttgttatttcaaCGGAATGGTCTCACTGGGACAATACcccaaaatattttcaacattaCCTCTCTACAACTGCTCAGCTTGGTTGAAAATTCCTTGTCTGGAAATCTTCCATTAGATGCTTGGATCTCTTGCCCTAATCTTGAAAATCTATATCTTGGTTTGAACAAAATTAGTGGTCATATCCCATCatatctttcaaatttttcCAGCCTCTTCAATGTAGATTTTGCTTATAACTTTCTCTCTGGACATATACCCAGAAATCTTGGGAACTTAAAAAATCTACAATGGCTTGGTCTAAATGACAATCAGCTGACAGCGGAGCCTGGACATCAAGAGCATAGTTTCCTTTTATCTTTAACTAATTGCAGATTTTTGGAGGAGCTAGATTTATCTGGCAATAACTTGAATATTACAATTCCAGATGCCATTGGAAATTTTTCACTTTCGCTTAAATACTTTGCTACAAGTGAAAACCAAATAAGGGGTCAAATTCCAATGGGAATTGGTTCCTTCAAAAACTTGAACTTTCTTGATTTGTCGTTTAACAGTTTGACCGGAAACATACCGTCCACACTCGGGGGATTGGAGAATTTGCAAAGATTGTATCTTGACGAGAACTTGATTGAAGGATCCATTCCAGAAAAACTTTGTCAATTAAAGAACCTGGGAGTATTGTCGCTCTCTATTAACAGTCTCTCAAGATCCATCCCAAATTGCATTGGAAACCTCAGTCTTTTGCAAGAATTCAATATGAGTTATAATGCATTGACATCATCAATCCCATTGAATTTGTGGAGTCTTCAAAACCTGTTATTCTTggatttatcatcaaatttcctCAACGGAAGTTTGTCTCCAAGCATGACAAAATTGCGCACTATTGGAGTCATGGACTTATCCTGTAACCAAATTACTGGAAATATTCCCAGTATCATTGGTGCTTTTGAGAGCCTAAGTTATCTAAACATGTCAAAGAACTCATTCCAAGGAAACATTCCACATTCTTTTGGACAATTGAGGGGAATGGAGCAGCTAGATCTCTCAAACAATAATCTAACTGGTGCTATTCCAAAATCTCTTGAGACACTTCCATATCTCAAGAATTTGAATTTGTCCTTCAATAAGCTATCGGGAGAGATTCCATCCACTGGACCTTTTGCAAACTTTAGCGCAGAATCATTTTTAGGTAATGAAGCACTTTGTGGGAATCCAATTTTTGGAGTTCCACTTTGTACAAGTCCAACTTCTCCTGGATCAAGGGTGAAACAAGTTTTGCTCAAATATATTGTTCCTGCCATTGCATCAATTATAATCTTTGCAGCACTGGTCATAATGCGAAGAAGACATCCACAATGTAACATGCAGATTCCAGGCTTGCCTATCACATTGCCTACAATGGATCATAGAATGATATCATATCAAGAGCTTTCTCGTGGAACAAACAACTTTTGTGAGAGCAACTTGCTTGGAACAGGAGGTTTTGGTTTAGTGTACAAAGGAATACTATCTGATGGGACTATCATTGCTGTCAAAGTTCTACACCTGCAATTGGAGGGTGCTTTCAAAAGTTTTGATGCTGAATGCAAGGTGTTAAGGGCAATCCGACATAGGAATCTTGTTAAAGTCATTAGTACATGCTCCAACCTTGAGTTTAGAGCTTTGGTGCTTCAATACATGTCAAATGGTAGCCTTGAAAAGTGGTTATACTCTCATAACAACTGCTTGAATCTTGTCCAAAGAGTAAGCATTATAGTTGATGTTGCATTAGCGTTGGAATATCTCCACAGTGGTCAATCAGAATCTGTGGTACATTGTGATTTGAAGCCTTCCAATATTCTTTTGGATGGGGACATGGTTGCACATGTTAGTGATTTTGGCATTGCAAAGATTTTAGCCCTGAACAGGGACGcaacacaaaccaaaacccTCGGTACACTTGGCTACATTGCCCCAG AGTATGGCTCGGAAGGGAGAGTGTCAACCAAATGTGACATTTATAGCTATGGAATAATATTGTTGGAGATCATCACAAGAAAGAAACCCACCAGTGAAATGTTTGTTGGAGAACTAACTATAAGGAAATGGATTGCATCACTTCCAGATAGAATGGAAGTCGTGGATGATGGTTTGCTCAGGATTGAAGATGGAAGAGATGTAACAGACATGCAAACTGTTCTTTTATCTATCTTAGACTTAGGTTTAAGATGTTCTGAAGAATCACCGGATGAAAGACCAAACATCAAGGACGTTATGACCAAGGTTAACAAATTCAAATTGGCATTACATGGAAACATAAACAGGGGTGTCTAA